In Fluviicola taffensis DSM 16823, the following are encoded in one genomic region:
- a CDS encoding ABC-F family ATP-binding cassette domain-containing protein, with the protein MNFLSVENLTKSFGDRVIFSDITFGIDQGDKVAIVAKNGNGKTTLLRCLMNLEQIDSGRVVYRNDLRVAFMQQTETLDETHTILEAVFSHDLPELQIVKKYNQALREGNEAAIHECYEELTELNAWDMEVKVNQILSVLKLNDTSLLVGSLSGGQKKRVALAQVLVAEADFLILDEPTNHLDLDMIEWLEEYLSKSKSTILMVTHDRYFLEVVCDTIYELEDKTLYKYKGNFSYYLEKKAERQDQLQSTIDKARNTFKKELDWIRRQPKARGTKQKARVDSFQDIKKVASQRIDDDEIDIPVKMERLGSKILELHKIGKSYGDKIILDNFSYNFQRKERLGIVGNNGTGKSTFLNMIQSREEVDKGKVVTGETVVFGYYSQELIKVDEDKKVIDVIRDIAEFIPLEKGKQLSAAQFLEKFLFARHMHYNFVHKLSGGEKRRLKLMTVLMSNPNFLILDEPTNDLDIFVMSVLEDYLRTFEGCLIVVSHDRYFMDKMVDHLFVFEGQGAIKDIIGNYTEYRKQTAADYKKDKSTDDKPVEVVKVKQISEEAPKEKRKLSFKEKSEFDQIEKDLERLEEEKTKWTNVLSDSSSNNEKLMEAGVKLGAIVSEIDEKTERWIELSEFA; encoded by the coding sequence ATGAATTTTCTTTCCGTTGAAAACCTTACGAAGTCCTTTGGGGATCGCGTAATCTTCTCAGATATTACCTTTGGTATCGACCAAGGAGACAAGGTTGCCATCGTGGCAAAAAACGGAAATGGGAAAACCACTTTGCTTCGTTGTTTGATGAATCTGGAACAAATCGATTCAGGAAGAGTTGTTTACAGAAATGATTTGCGCGTTGCTTTTATGCAGCAAACAGAAACGTTGGATGAAACACACACCATTTTAGAAGCTGTTTTTTCTCACGATTTACCCGAACTTCAAATCGTTAAGAAATACAATCAAGCATTGCGTGAAGGAAACGAAGCTGCAATCCATGAATGTTATGAAGAATTGACGGAGCTGAATGCTTGGGACATGGAGGTGAAGGTTAATCAGATTCTTTCGGTTCTTAAATTGAATGATACAAGTTTATTGGTTGGAAGTCTTTCTGGTGGACAGAAAAAACGGGTTGCACTTGCGCAGGTTTTAGTTGCAGAAGCAGATTTTTTAATCTTGGATGAGCCTACCAATCATTTGGATTTGGATATGATTGAATGGCTGGAGGAATATCTTTCCAAGTCAAAATCGACTATTTTAATGGTAACGCACGACCGTTATTTCCTGGAAGTGGTTTGTGATACCATTTATGAGTTAGAAGACAAAACGCTTTATAAATACAAAGGAAATTTCTCGTATTATCTGGAGAAAAAGGCCGAACGACAAGATCAGTTGCAATCTACTATCGATAAAGCTAGAAATACTTTCAAGAAGGAATTAGATTGGATTCGGAGACAGCCAAAAGCGCGCGGAACGAAACAAAAAGCCCGCGTAGATAGTTTTCAAGACATTAAGAAAGTTGCCAGTCAACGAATCGACGATGATGAAATCGATATTCCAGTGAAAATGGAGCGATTGGGTTCTAAAATTCTGGAATTGCATAAAATTGGAAAGTCTTACGGCGATAAAATTATTTTGGATAATTTTTCCTACAATTTTCAGCGAAAAGAGCGCTTGGGAATTGTTGGAAACAACGGAACAGGAAAATCTACTTTCTTGAATATGATTCAAAGTAGGGAAGAAGTTGACAAAGGAAAAGTAGTTACCGGTGAAACGGTCGTCTTTGGTTATTACAGTCAGGAATTAATCAAAGTAGATGAAGATAAAAAGGTCATTGACGTTATTCGAGATATTGCTGAGTTTATTCCATTGGAAAAAGGGAAACAACTTTCTGCAGCGCAATTTTTAGAAAAATTCTTGTTTGCGCGTCACATGCATTACAACTTCGTTCACAAACTAAGTGGAGGAGAAAAACGACGTTTGAAATTGATGACCGTTTTGATGTCGAATCCCAATTTCTTGATTTTGGATGAGCCTACAAATGATTTGGACATCTTCGTAATGAGTGTTTTGGAAGATTACTTGAGAACATTTGAAGGTTGTTTGATTGTTGTTTCGCATGACCGTTATTTCATGGATAAAATGGTTGATCACTTGTTCGTTTTTGAAGGACAAGGTGCAATCAAAGATATCATTGGTAACTACACTGAATACAGAAAACAAACTGCAGCGGATTACAAAAAAGATAAATCAACAGATGATAAACCCGTTGAAGTTGTCAAAGTGAAGCAGATTTCTGAAGAAGCTCCGAAAGAGAAACGCAAATTATCATTCAAGGAAAAAAGCGAATTCGATCAGATTGAGAAAGACCTGGAGCGTTTGGAAGAAGAGAAAACCAAATGGACAAACGTATTATCTGATTCAAGTTCGAATAACGAAAAATTGATGGAAGCAGGAGTGAAGTTGGGTGCAATTGTTTCAGAGATAGATGAGAAAACAGAACGCTGGATTGAATTGTCTGAGTTTGCTTAA
- a CDS encoding LytR/AlgR family response regulator transcription factor, with protein MIKVLLIDDEKHCLITLEFILKQLDEVQIIGMVQNSNDGIKLVEEFNPDIVFLDIEMPNQNGFDFLAQFTTIPFKVIFTTAYDQYAVKALRMNALDYLLKPIDKTDLIQALDNYKIENQKITDEQIQNLHLFRNGKIQDTIALSTQSGLIFIKIEEIMYLEASSSYTYLIMKDKTKHLASKTMATFEDVLIDNPIFFRAHKSHIVNLKSIKQYIRGDGGELILEDGKSVSLSRSKKQEFLELFMKI; from the coding sequence TTAAAACAACTGGATGAAGTTCAAATTATTGGAATGGTTCAAAACAGCAACGACGGTATCAAATTGGTAGAGGAATTCAATCCGGACATCGTATTTCTAGATATTGAAATGCCGAATCAAAATGGATTTGATTTCTTAGCTCAATTTACAACCATTCCATTCAAAGTTATTTTCACTACTGCTTATGACCAATATGCCGTGAAAGCTTTGCGTATGAATGCATTGGATTACTTATTGAAACCTATTGATAAAACAGATTTAATTCAGGCATTAGACAATTACAAAATCGAGAATCAGAAAATCACTGATGAACAAATCCAAAACTTGCATTTGTTTCGAAATGGTAAAATTCAAGATACGATTGCTCTTTCCACTCAATCTGGGTTAATCTTCATCAAAATCGAAGAAATCATGTATTTAGAAGCGAGTAGTAGCTATACTTATTTGATTATGAAAGATAAGACGAAGCACTTGGCAAGCAAAACCATGGCAACTTTCGAAGATGTTTTGATAGACAATCCAATCTTTTTCAGAGCTCATAAATCACATATTGTCAATTTGAAAAGCATCAAACAATACATTCGTGGAGATGGAGGTGAACTAATCCTAGAAGATGGAAAGTCCGTTTCGCTAAGTCGTAGTAAAAAACAAGAATTTTTAGAACTCTTTATGAAGATTTAA
- a CDS encoding T9SS type A sorting domain-containing protein yields the protein MKNVGIQKACSEDWSKMTPTEKGAFCQKCVKHVHDFTNKSTDEIKRTLLKFKGQEVCGRMTIDQEIALNAEFDDLMRSNKTNFQHLFIMALMIVFGLTLFSCEDERDQQKIVATQAAITKIIEQKDIVEEITIPNVDNIFVREIDVESISFSQDSFVEVIDEVEIVGYPETHISHILGGIGSSPIYLEYLEPLTREVELDENGDPIPTEFKAFAFPNPAVESTTIEIQAPQKEHMDIQLYDTSGKRIKEIYSGKISKGTFRQLIDLTDLTSGIYLIIIQSKDFKETVRILKN from the coding sequence ATGAAAAATGTAGGAATTCAAAAAGCTTGTTCAGAAGATTGGAGCAAGATGACACCGACAGAAAAAGGAGCTTTTTGCCAAAAGTGCGTCAAACATGTTCACGATTTCACGAATAAATCAACCGATGAAATCAAACGTACTTTACTGAAATTTAAAGGTCAGGAAGTTTGCGGACGAATGACCATCGATCAGGAAATAGCTTTGAATGCAGAATTTGATGATTTGATGAGAAGCAATAAAACCAACTTCCAACATCTTTTCATTATGGCTTTGATGATTGTTTTTGGATTAACGCTTTTCAGCTGTGAAGACGAACGAGACCAACAAAAAATTGTCGCTACGCAAGCAGCTATCACTAAAATTATTGAACAGAAAGATATCGTAGAAGAAATCACTATTCCAAATGTCGACAATATTTTTGTGCGAGAAATAGACGTCGAATCTATTTCATTTTCACAAGATTCCTTCGTCGAAGTCATTGACGAAGTCGAAATTGTAGGATATCCAGAAACACACATTAGTCACATATTGGGTGGAATTGGCAGCAGCCCTATCTACTTGGAATACCTTGAACCTTTAACTCGAGAAGTCGAATTAGATGAAAACGGAGATCCGATTCCAACGGAATTTAAAGCTTTTGCATTTCCAAATCCAGCTGTGGAAAGTACAACTATAGAAATCCAAGCTCCTCAAAAAGAACACATGGACATCCAGTTATACGATACCAGTGGAAAGCGAATCAAAGAAATCTACTCTGGAAAAATTTCCAAAGGCACTTTCCGCCAACTTATTGATTTAACAGATTTGACTAGCGGGATCTATTTGATAATTATTCAGTCTAAAGATTTCAAGGAAACTGTTCGAATTTTGAAGAACTAG
- a CDS encoding DUF4293 domain-containing protein produces the protein MIQRIQTVYFLIAAILVATTLFGTDLFSFDQGTFVHSTAYHLFRGVDAEGKKVDFWMLSLVQIIFALMIIFSFKMRHRQIFLGWILLVLNILSSAWIVLGSIAEPMQCTMCNEGATNLSYGIVFYLHAAAFIFVFLGIRGVRKDKKTIDSLNRLR, from the coding sequence ATGATTCAGCGCATTCAAACCGTTTACTTTTTAATAGCAGCAATTTTGGTTGCAACAACACTTTTTGGAACTGATTTATTTTCTTTCGATCAAGGGACGTTTGTTCATTCAACAGCATATCATCTTTTTAGAGGGGTTGATGCAGAAGGAAAAAAAGTGGATTTCTGGATGCTTTCATTGGTTCAAATAATCTTTGCATTGATGATTATTTTTTCATTCAAAATGCGTCATCGTCAGATATTCTTAGGATGGATTTTGTTGGTGTTGAATATTCTGAGTTCAGCTTGGATTGTTTTAGGATCAATTGCTGAACCAATGCAATGTACGATGTGTAACGAAGGTGCAACAAACTTGTCATACGGTATTGTTTTCTATTTACATGCTGCAGCTTTCATTTTTGTATTCCTTGGAATCAGAGGAGTTCGAAAAGACAAAAAGACGATTGACTCGTTGAATAGACTGAGATAA